The genomic stretch CTGCAGGTCGCCGGCGAACTCGGGCTCCGCGTACCGCAGGACCTGTCCGTCGTGGGCTTCGACGACGTCCCCCAGGCCGCGAACGCCACTCCACCGCTGACGACGGTCGCGCAGCCGCTGCACGACCTCGGTGCCGAGGCGCTCCGCATGCTGCTGGAACTGCTCGGCGGCCGCGACGTGCCGGCGCACGTGCAGCTGCCGGCGTCGCTCGTGGTCCGCGCGAGCACGGCGCCGCCCCCGCCCGGTTCCTGAGGGCCCGGGCGCGGGACGCCGGCGTCTTCGCGAGACGCCGCGGACGTCGCGAGACGCCGCCACATTCCGCGGCGTCGCCGACACTCGGCGGCGTCACCCACGGACGGGGCGACGGACGGGAGGCGCGCAGCCCGCTCGCCCCGCGCCTCCCGTCCGCACCGCGAAACGCCCGCGTCTGCGCGAGACACCGCGATCCTCCCGAGACGCCGCCACATTCCGCGGCGTCTCCCGCACCCGGCGGCGTCCCTCACAGACGACGGGCAGTCGGTCGCTTCGCGGGCCCATGGCACTCGGTCGAACCCATGGAACGTCTCGTCGGCCGGTCGCCCGTCGAGACAGTGCTCGGCCGGACTTGGTCGTGTCCGGCCGAGCTCCGTCTCACGCGATCCCCGCCGAACGGTCGATGCGTCGGGTCGTCTGGGCCCGTACGGTCGGAAGATGCTCCAGCGAACCGCCGCAGTCACCGCAGCCCTCGTGATCACGCTCGTCTCGGTCACGGGGTGCGCAGCCGGGCCGGGAGGCGCGGCCTCCTCCGCCACGACGGCGGAGGTCCCGCAGCTGGACCCGCAGGTCGCGTCCACGCTCGACGACGCACTCCGCACCGTGCAGGCGAGCCCCGGCGTCGCGAGCGCGACGAACCGGATCGAGCTGCACCAGCGCTACACGGCCGCCGACGGAACGGACGTCACGCCCCCCGGCCTCGACGCATGGGACAACCGCGACGCCGGCCCGGCTGCACCGCCGCCCATCGGCGGTGTCTCCCCGGACGATCCCGTGCTCCCGCCGGTGCCCACGCCCTCAGCTCGTCCCACACCCCCGGTCGGTGCGACCGAGACGCACTCGTTCTCGAGCGCCTTCGTGGTCACGATGGACCCAGACGCAACCCCTTCGGAAGCGACGGCGGTCCCGGTCGCGATGGCGGAGCGGATCGCCTGGACCGGTGTCACCCTCACGCTGCAGGTGCCGGCCGGGCCGGGACACGTCCTCTCCACCGTCACCTACTCGGGCACGTTCGACCAGCAGATCCCTGACGAAACGGCCCTCGGTGTCGCGTCCGGACTGGCGACGCTCGCCGCCACGCCAGGCGTGACCGGACTCGAGGCGAGCATTCCGCAGACGATGCGCATCGACTACGGCTCGCTGACGATCGGGGTCTCCCCGGCGGACGACGCCACGCTCGCGCGGGTACACGGGGTGATCGACGGGACCGCGTTCGCCGGGACGACGCTGCACGGGTCGTTCGGGAACGGGGCGAAGCCCTAGTCGGAGGCACGACTGCTGCTCGGCGCGCTCGTCGCTCTGGTGCTCCTGCAGGGCGGGGTCGCCTCGGTTGTGGCGGCGACAGTGGGTACCGCGATCCAACGCTCGCTGGCACCAGTCCAGGTCGCCGGCGGCAGCACATGCAAATCGGTGAGCGACGACTGAATGCGTCTCTCTCGGTCGGCTGTCGAGGAGAAAACCGGCACGGTGCTCCCGCGAGGCGCCCACCTCGTCGCCTCTGGCACCCGGCATACGCTCAAGTCATTCGAAGCGTGGGCTGTGGCGTGTGTCCCCGATGCACCGCGCTTGTTCGCGGAGGCGAGACGCAGCGGGTTCGTCGACGCAGATTCGGCGTTCTCGCCCTCACGCAACGACTGGTCAGGCAAGGGACCGGTGTCGCTTGAGCTCTGCAGGACCACGCAGTCAGACGGCGATCAGTAGATCGATCTCGAGGGACGCTGCGACCAAGGCTCGTACGTCCATCTCGGGTACTTCCTCGACAAGTGAGGACGCTCTGGTCTCACTCAACCATCCGCCACCGCGACGGTTCTCTCACTCCTTCGACGGATCCCCCACTGGTGTCGGTTGCGCCAGGCTCGATGCGTGAGTCAGATTCGACGTGCGCGGGTGTTCGCGTGGGGCATGCCTTCCATCGCCCTCGTCCTCATCGCCGGCCAAACGTTGGCGTGCGTCCTGGCGTACTTGCACACCGCTCCGATCGATGCTGCGTACCGAGCCACCGACGAGAGCGGCCGCGGGATCCTTCGTGCGCCGCCCGCCGACGTCATGGCTGCTGATCGGGCCCAGGGCATCACTTGGATGGCCTCGTTCCCGGTGGCTGTCGTGGCGACGCTCCTGGCAGCCCGGGCACTGGAGCGAGCTCGAGTTGCGGGTGACGCGTTGGTGTTCGCGTACCTCGTGACGGTCGTCGGCATCTTCGGATGCGTCGCGGGTCTCGGCGTCGCCGCATTCGGAGTCCTCGAGATCCTGTGACGCGGACTTCTCCAGACTGCAGCGAACGGGTTCACGACGCACTCGTGAGCGGTGACCGCAGCGGCGTCCCCCGAGCCGATCGTCGACCGGGCACTGCTGTCGGAACTGACCGGGACGACCTCGTCCTCGCCGCGACCGGTGGACCGGCGTTCGGTGTCAGGGGCATCCTGTTCGCCATGCAACTCATCACCTCCAGGCGGAAGAAAGCGAAACGCGCATGACCGAGCCGACGGCAACGACGAAGCCGTGGTTCCGAGACAGGTACACCTGGAAGTTCCTCGGCGGCGCAGCACTGTTCCTCGCCGGGTTCATCGTCGCCCCGGTCTTCGGTGTCGTGTCCGTCTTCGGCTGCGTGTTCGGTCTCGTCGCGGACAACCACGCCATGCACGCTGACTCGCACCTGCGCAGCATCAGCGAGGTCACCACGGGGACCGTCATCGACATCGACGTCCGGCACTACTCCGGCGCAGGCAAGACCGGAGGCCACACCGAATGCATCCCCATCGTGAAAGGTGAGGCCAACGGTTCACCCCACAGGTGGGAGCTGACGAACCACCCCGCCTGCAACGACTACTACACGGTCGGTGAACGGCTGCAGGTGATGTACGACCCGACTGACGTCGACCACGCTGGCGTCCGCTCGGACAAGATCCTCGCCACCTACCGGCACAACCTCGGCGTTGAGGTGCAGATCGGACTCATCGGCCTCGGGCTCAGCGCTGTTGGCGCTGCCTGCTGGACATGGCTCCTCCGCCGAGAGAAGCGGAAGAAGAGAGGTGCCCAGCTCCGGCAGAGCTGACGAGGTGGAGACCGCCGATGCACCTAGCCCGACATCGTCATGCCCGACATGGAGGGACACGGTCGATTCCACCACCCCGACCTGATAAGTTCCCGCTCACAACAAATGCGGGAGGCCGTCGATGGAGACGCAGCACGACACAGCACACCGGTCCGGCGAGCTCATCGTCACCGTGACCGACGCCGACGGCACACCCCGGGCAGGCACCGAGGTCGTCGTGGAACAGCGGCGTCACGAGTTCGGGTTCGGCAACATCGGGTTCGACTTCATCGGCCTCGCGAACGGCGAGCACGACCCCGACGACGTCGGCACCCCCGAGCTCGCCGACCTCTGGCTCGACGTCTTCAACACCGCCACCCTGCCGTTCTACTGGGGCCGCTTCGAACCCGAGCGCGGCCGCCCCGACACCGAGCGGCTCCAGCGGACGGCCGCGTGGTTCCGTGACCGCGGCGTCGCGACGAAGGGCCACCCGCTGGTCTGGCACACCGTGCAGCCGGACTGGTTGCTCGGGCTGGACACCGACGAGGTCGAGCGGCTGCAGCGCGAACGGATCCGCCGCGAGGTGCGGGACTTCACCGGCCTCGTGGACACCTGGGACGCGATCAACGAGGTCGTGATCATGCCGCACTTCGCGAACGGCGACAACGGGATCACGCCCCTCGCCCTGGCCCGCGGCCGCCTGGCGATGATCCGGATGGCGGTCGACGAGGCCCGCGCCACGAACCCGTCCGTCACGCTGCTGCTCAACGACTTCGACCTGTCGGACGCGTACGAGTGCCTGATCGAAGGCGTCCTGGAAGCCGGGATCGGCATCGACGCCATCGGCCTGCAGACCCACATGCACCAGGGCTACTGGGGCGAGGACACCATGCTCGCGATGGTGGACCGCTTCGCCCGGTACGGCCGGCCGCTGCACCTGACCGAGACCTCGCTGGTGTCCGGCGACCTGATGCCCGCACACATCGTCGACCTCAACGACCACCAGGTGGACTCGTGGCCCTCGACGCCCGAGGGCGAGGCACGCCAGGCCGACGAGCTGGAACGGCACTACCGCAGCCTGGTCGGGCACCCCGCGGTCGAGGCGATCACCTACTGGGGCATCACCGACCGGGGCGCCTGGCTGAACGCGCCGATCGGCCTGGTGCGAGCAGACGGCACGCCGAAGCCGTCCTACGACGCCCTCCGTCGCCTGGTGAAGGACGATTGGTGGACGGGGCCGACGACCCTCCGCACGGACGACTCCGGGCGCGCACGGCTGCGCGGGTTCCGGGGCGAGTACGCGGTGCGCGCCGGCAGCGCGGAGTCCACGGTCACGATCGGGCGGGACGCGCCGACGGCGGTCCGGCTGACCGCGGACTGACGGCCGACGACGGACTGCCGGTGCGGGATGCCGACGCGACCGCCGTCGGACGGGAGGCGCGGGACCGGTCGTGACGCGCCTCCCGTCCGACACGGACCCGGTTCCCCCGCGCGGCGACCCGCCGAGCGGCTGCCGCCACCGCGCTACGGTGCTCTCATGCGCGCCACCGTGCGGGACGTGGCCGCCCTCGCAGGGGTGTCCCCGAAGACCGTCTCCAACGTCGTCAACGGCGGTGTCGTCGTGCGCCCGGAGACCCGCGCCCGCGTCGAGGCGGCGGTCGTCGAACTCGGGTACGTGCCGAACCTGTCCGCCCGGGGGCTGCGGAACGGCCGGACCGGCGCGATCGCAGTGACGTTGCCGGAGCTCGCGAGTGCGTACTCGGCCGACCTCGCCCGCTGGTTCGTGGTCCTCGCGCACGACCGCGGCCTGGTCGTGCAGCTCGAACAGACCGCGACCGACCCGGAGCGGGAGCGTGACCTGGTCTCCCGGGCGCGGGCGCACCTGGTCGACGGGCTGGTCCTCAACCCGGTGTCGCTCGATGCCAGCACCCTCGCGAACACCGCCGGACTGCCGCCCACCGTCGTGATCGGCGAGGTCGAACCGGAGCACGTCGACCAGGTGCACGTCGACAGCCGGGCGGCGGCGCGCGAGGTCACGACGATGCTGCTCGACCGCGGGCACCGACGGATCGCGATCGTCGGTGCCGAGCAGGACGACGCGGTCACCGCAACCGCCCGCCTGCGGCAGCTCGGCCACGAGGACGCGCTCGCCGCACAGCTGGTCCCCGTCGACCCGGCCCTGCGGGTCCCGCTGCCGGAGTGGACGACCTCGGCCGCAGCGAGGACGTTCGGCGAGTGGCTCGACCGGAACCCGCTGCCCGACGCGGTGTTCGCGTTCACCGATTCGATCGCGTTCGGCGTGCTGCACGTCCTGGCCAGCCGGGGCGTCCGTGTGCCGGAGCAGGTGAGCGTCGTCGGGTTCGACGACGTCGACCAAGCGGCGTTCGCGGTGCCCGCGCTGACGACGGTGTCGTTCGACCGGCGGGACTTCGCGGCGGCGGCCCTCGACCTGCTCGAGCGGCGCATCGAGGACCGGGAGGCGCCGGTCCGGACCGTCGTCGTGCCGCACCGGATCGTCGAGCGCGCGAGCGTCGCGGGGCACTGAGGACGCTCGGGGTGACGGGTCCGGGGGCGTCCTCAGCCCCGAGGTCGCATGAACTGCTGCCACCGGGTACCCGCGACGGCAGATTGTGCGACCTCAGCTCGGGGCGGCCGGCATGTCGTGCGACCACGGCAGGAGCGTCGCCGTCGTGAGTGACCTGGAGGAGGACATCGCGACCGGCCACATCCCGTCCCGGCGCGCGGCGGTCGACGGCGTCCTCGACATCTGACCCGGACGGCTACGTCCGCGCCTCGGTCCGCCGCGGCTTCAACCGCTCGGGGGCGTCCGTCGCCGGCACCCATTCGCAGGTGAACGACCCGCGGTAGCCGAAGAGGAACCCGAACAGCCGGTTGCGGACCTCGAGGTCGACGTGGAACGACTCGTCCTCGTCCGACCACCACTCGTGCAGGGTCGCCCGCCCGCTGAACAGCATCGGGAACCGGAACGACAGCGGTCCCTCGTGGAACCGCTGCGCGTCCGAGGTCAGGACGAGTCCACCGCGCTCGTCGACGGCCAGGTCGAGGTCGACCGCCAGGTGCTGGTGCGAGCCCAGGTAGTCGAGCACCCGACCGTCGACGAGCACCATCGTCGCGTCGAACCGTGCCGTGCGGCCGGAGCGGACGGAGTACGTCCGCACGAAGGTCACCGTCTCGCGGCCGAGGGCATCGCGGTACGGGTAGTTCTCGATCGTGAACGGGACGTCGTCACCGACGTCGGGGACCAAGATGTTCCGGAGCCGGCCGATCTGCAGGAACGGCACCGTCCACCAGGGCCCGCGGCGGATCGACTGCATGACACCGCGTCCGACGCACGCCTCGGCGGCGTCGAGTCCGACGCCGAACCGGCGCTGCATCATCGGGTGCAGCCGGTCGAAGTCGGCACCGAGCGCCTCCTGGAACACCGAGGTCATGCCGTTCCTCCGGGTCGGGACGTCGCACTGGGTCGGGCGAGGGACGCCAGGCTCGCCGGGGCGTCCCGCAGGTGGTCGGCTCGGCGCGTCCCGCCGGCGGGTGCGCGGAGCGTCCGGGAGGCCCGTGGCCGGTCCCGCCGCCAGACCGCCAGCACGCTGCCGAGCGGCCACGCCTCCGGCGCGGCTCCGCCCTCGAGCCAGATGCGGAGCCGGTCGAAGCTCCAGGCGGTCGCCCACCCGAGCAGCGGCCGGACGACGAGGTCGAGCGGCCCCCATCCGGATTCGTAGTCGTAGCCGGTGATGAACCGCGTCCGGCCGTCGTCGGTGGGCATGTACCGCCAGTAGCCGCGGCCGGTCCGGATCGGGGACAGCCGGTCCTCGGTGGCGAAGCGGAGAGCCGAGGTGCGCGTCCCGTCGTCGCGACGCCGCTCCCCGATCGAGATGCCGGTGCCGTGCACGTCGTGGACGGCGGACCGACGGACGTAGGTGAACCGAGCCGATCCGTCCGGTTCGGCTGGCTCGGGGAGGATCTCGGAGAACCGGATGTCCCAGCGCACGTGCTGCCGCGGGTCCTGCGTGGCGGCCCAGACCGCGTCGACTTCGGCGTCGATCACCGTCTCGACGTAGATGCTCCGGCTGGCCACGGGGCTGAGCGTAGTGCCGGCCCGAGCGCCACCACCAGCGACACCGACGCCGTCAGTCCCCGTCCGCCGCCCGCAAGACGGCAGCCGCCGTGCGCCGATCGCCGAGGATCCGGAAGTGCCCGCCGAGGTCGAGCCGCACGTTCTCGGCACCCGTCAGCTCGCTGCCGCCCGGGATCAGGGTGTCGAACACCGCGTAGACCGAGGTGATCCGGGCGTTCGCGTCGAGCTCCCGAGCAAGGCCCGCCAGCACCGGGTCGGCGGCACGGAACACCCGGAGGTGCCGGACGGGTGCCAGGACGGCGTACTTCGAGCCGGCGAACGGCGTCGACACCGCCACCATCCGGTCGATGCGGCCGTGCGGATCGAGCCGGGTCATCGCGTACTTGCCGATGAGGCCGCCCTTGCTGTGCGCCAGGACGAGCGCTCCGTGCAGGTCGTGCTCGTCGAGGTACGCCATCACCTCCTCCGCGGACAGCGGCACCGGTTTGACGTTGTGCCGGAGGACGGTGAGCACGTGCACCGGGTGGCCGCGGTCGTGCAGCACGTCCATCAGCGGGCGCATGAAGTGCCAGGTCTCGTACACGCCCGGGATCACGACGACGGGCTGGCGGTCGCCGGTCCGGTAGTCGTCGGCGGTGGTCGGTCCCCCGCTGCGGACCTGCCAGACGACGGCGTAGACCCAGTCCAGCAGCGCCCACCGTGCGCGTCGCACGAGTCCGACACGGACAGGAGGCACGGCTCCCGTCGTCCGTGTCTCCCCGCCCCCGCCGGTGGTCGCGTCGGTCACTGCGGCACCTCGTCACGACTGGCCTCGAGGGTCTGCACCCGGCGGAACTCCTCGATGAGCCGGGCGACGGCGACCGGCTGGCGCTCCTGCACGTGGTGGCCGCCCGGTAGCTCGACGAGCGCCCCGCGGGAGGCGGCGCCGACGACCCGCTGCCCCCAGTCGTGCTTCGCGATCGGGTCCTGTTCGCCGCGGAGGACGAGCACCGGCACGGTGAGTGCTCGGACCCGGTCGAGCATCCGGTAGTCGCGCATCGGTCGGAGCTCGCGGAGGTACTGGGCTGCGCTCCGGAGGTAGTCGGTGAGGACGACGGCGTTCATGCGGACGCCCTCGAACGTGCAGTCGACGGCGAGCGCGGTGGCGAGCCGGACCAGCGAGCGTCGGTGGTCGTCGACGACGGGGCCGATGAGCACGACGGAGGACACGACGTCGGTGTGCCGGAGGCCCGCTTCGACGGCGACCTGGGTGCCCATCGACTGGCCGACGACGACGAGGTCCCCGGCGCCGCGCTCGGTGACCGCCCGGACGACGAGGTCGGCGTACTCGTGGGCCTCGAAGCGACGGCCGGAGTACGGCAGCCCGCCGAAGCCGGGCAGGTCGACGGCGACGGTGCGGTGGCTGCGCGAGAGCGCGGCCTGCAGTCGGCGGAAGGAGCGGTGCGACATGCCGATGCCGTGCACCAGGACGACGGTGGGGGCGAACGCGTCGTGCAGGCGGCCGGCGGGCGCCACCGTCCGGAGTCGGACGCGGTGTCCGTCGACCCGGACCGTCTCCACCAGCGCGCGCATCCCCCGAGACTATGCCGGGGGCCGACCGCCACCTGGGAGAGCTGCGCAGCCCGTGATCCGCAGCGCGGGGACAGCCTGGTCTTCGACTCCTGCAAGGTCCGCGGGGTGCACTACGGCCATGACCGACACGACCCCTCCGGAACGACGACCCGACGAACGGCACGGCGAACGCCACGACCAGCGCCCTGACGCCTGGGCCGCTGCTCCGGCCGCAGCGCCGACCGCCACCCTCTCGCCGCCCCCACCGTCCTGGTACGGCACGCCGACCCCGGCCCCGACCCCTGCCACTGGCCCGGGCACCGCACCCGCGGGTCGGAGCACCCCGCACCCGCCGTGGTTCTGGCCGGTCATCGCGGCGGCGATCGGCCTCGGCGCCCTGCTGGTCGGCGGTGGCGTCGGCTTCGCGGTCGGGCACGCGGTCGCGAGCCACAACGTCTCCTCGTTCACCGGCCCGGGCACCGGCCAGTACGGCCCGCGCGGGCAGTCCGGGAGCGGGCAGTCCGGAACCGGCGGGAACGGGACCGACGGGAGCGGCAGCACGAGCAACGGCAGCACGCAGGAGCTGCCGGGCGGCGCCGCCGTCAGCCCCCAGGGGAGCTGAGCCGACCGGGGTGCGGGACGCTGCCGGCGGACCCGACCCGCGCCTCCCGGCTGGATGCAGACCGGAGGTCGGCAGAGGTGGACCGCGGGGACGCCTGACCGGCGTACCCTTCTGGGTGGCCCAGACCGCACGACAACCGGAGCTCACCATGCCGCAGGACACCCGCCCGCACGTCGTCATCGTCGGCGGTGGATTCGCCGGGATCGCCGCCATGCGTGAGCTGAAGGACGCTCCGGTGCGGGTCACCCTCGTCGACCGCCACGTCTACAACATGTTCCAGCCGCTCATGTACCAGGTGGCGACCGGCGGCCTGAACGCCGGCGACGTGACCTACTTCCTCCGCAGCCTGCGCGCCCGCCAGTCGAACGCCGACTTCCGCCACGGCCTGCTCACCGGCATCCGGCACGACGAGCGGATCGCCGAGATGTCCGACGGCGAACACCTGCAGTACGACTACCTGATCCTCGCGAACGGCGTGAACACCAGCTACTTCGGGACGCCCGGCGCCTACGAGTACGCGTACTCGATGTACTCCCGCTCGCAGGCGCTCCGCATCCGCGACGAGCTCTTCACCCGCCTGGAGCAGGCCGCGGCGAAGCAGGGCCCGGACGAGATCCGCGTCGTCATCGTCGGCGGCGGTGCGACCGGCGTCGAGATGGCCGGCGCGCTCGCCGAACTCCGTGACCAGGCGCTGGTCGGCGCGTACCCGGAGATCGAACGCGGCAACATCTCGATCACGCTCGTGCACCGCAGCGGCGAGCTCCTCAAGCCGTTCGCTCCGCGCCTGCGCCGGTACGCGGCGAAGATCCTGCGGAAGCGCGGTGTCGTGCTGCGCCTGAACGCCGGCGTCGAAGAGGTCATGCCCGACGGCGTCCGGATCGCCGGCGGCGAGGTCATCCCGGCCTCCCAGGTGATCTGGGCGACCGGTGTGTCGGCACACAAGGAGGTCGGCAACTGGGGTCTGCCGCAGACCCACGGTGGCCGCATCCAGGTGAACGACGACCTGAGCGTCAAGGGCGTCGAGCGCGTGTTCTCCGCCGGTGACATCGCCGCGCAGGACAGCGCGCTGGCGCAGCTCGCGCAGCCGGCACTGCAGGGCGGCAAGCACGCGGCCGAGCAGATCAAGCGGCTCCTGGCCGGCAAGCCGACCGAGCGGTTCAAGTACTTCGACAAGGGCACGATGGCGACGATCGGCACGAACGCCGCGGTCGCCCAGCTCCGTGGCGGGATCACCATGGTCGGGCCGGTCGCGTGGGCGGCGTGGGTGTTCGTCCACATCACCAGCCTGCTCGGCAACGGCAACCGGATGTCGACGCTGACCCACTTCTTCGTCCGCTACGTGTGGTTCATGCGGAAGCGCTCGATCCCGATCGTCGGCGACGTGCGCCCGGTCCGTCCGAACGGCGACCGCGAGCCGGAGCCCTGGCAGCTGCAGAAGGCGGAGTAGCCGCCACCGCACGACAGCCGTCACCACGTGACGGACGGGAGGCTCCCCACCGGTCCGGTGGGGAGCCTCCCGTCCGTCGTGTGGTCCATCGTTCAGCCGGGACCGGACAGCACTGAGCCGGTTCATGGACTGCCGGAGCACACTGGCCGGATGACCCGGACCGCAGCCCCGGCGCCATCCCCGACGACCGTCCACCGGACGGGGACCGCAGCCGTCAGTACACAATCGAGCGCGCCCGCACCCCTCGCCTCCCGCGCCCTGGCCCTCGACGGCCTGCGCACCGTCGCGATCGTCATGGTGATCCTGTACCACCTGCACGTGCCGCAGTTCGAGGGCGGGTGGATCGGCGTCACCGTGTTCTTCGTGCTCTCCGGCTACCTGATCACCACGCTGCTGCTCCGCGAACGCCGGAAGACCGGCACCGTGCGACTCGGCACGTTCTGGTGGAAGCGCCTGCTGCGGCTCTACCCGGCGCTGGTCGCCCTCGTCGTCGCCGGACTGCTGCTCTGGAACTGGGTCGGCGACTACAAGGGCGCCTCGTTCTCGGCGGGCGAGGCCGCGTTCATCGCCCTCACCTACACGGGCAACCTCTACCGCTCGTTCTGGGACACCACGCAGGGCGTGTTCGCGCACACGTGGAGCCTGTCGATGGAGGAGCAGTTCTACCTGGTCTGGCCGCCGGTGCTCGTGGTCCTGCTCGCTCTCGGACGCCGTCGTCGCGCACTCGTCATCGGGCTGTCCGCGGTGATCGTCGCCGCCTCCGCCGCGACCTGGCTGAGCTACCGCACCCCCTCCGGCGGGTCCACGCCGGACGTGTACTTCTCCCCCGTGCTCGGTGTCGTGCCGCTCGCCACCGGGTGCCTGCTCGCCCTGCTGCTCGACGACGACCGGTTCCGGGCGTTCGCCGCGGGGCTCGCCGGACACGTCGGCACCTGGATCGGTGCGGCCGTGGTGCTCGGGGTGCAGTTCTGGATCGGCGACGACTGGACCGAGCACGCCTGGACCTTCGGCCTGCTCATGCCGGTGACCGGGCTCTTCGCCGCGGTGCTGATCGGCGGACTCGTCTCGGTGCGGACTCCGGTGTCCCGGGCGCTGTCCTGGAGCCCGATCGCCTGGTTCGGCCGCCGGGTGTCGTACTCCGCGTACCTCTGGCACCCGCTGGTCATCGCGCTGCTCGGCACGTTCGCGATCGGCTGGTTCGGCAACGTCTGGCTCTTCGCTGCCGCTGTCGTGGTGTCGATCGGGGCTGCCTACGCGGTCGAGGTGCCGGTCGAGAAGCTCCGCGCCCGCGCCCGGGAGGCCCGCCGACTGGTCGCCGAGGACCGCGCCGCGCGCAGCGCCGCTACGAGCTGACGGCCCCGGTCAGCGGCGGCGGCTGGCCTGCCGTCTG from Curtobacterium sp. MCLR17_032 encodes the following:
- a CDS encoding acyltransferase produces the protein MTRTAAPAPSPTTVHRTGTAAVSTQSSAPAPLASRALALDGLRTVAIVMVILYHLHVPQFEGGWIGVTVFFVLSGYLITTLLLRERRKTGTVRLGTFWWKRLLRLYPALVALVVAGLLLWNWVGDYKGASFSAGEAAFIALTYTGNLYRSFWDTTQGVFAHTWSLSMEEQFYLVWPPVLVVLLALGRRRRALVIGLSAVIVAASAATWLSYRTPSGGSTPDVYFSPVLGVVPLATGCLLALLLDDDRFRAFAAGLAGHVGTWIGAAVVLGVQFWIGDDWTEHAWTFGLLMPVTGLFAAVLIGGLVSVRTPVSRALSWSPIAWFGRRVSYSAYLWHPLVIALLGTFAIGWFGNVWLFAAAVVVSIGAAYAVEVPVEKLRARAREARRLVAEDRAARSAATS
- a CDS encoding endo-1,4-beta-xylanase produces the protein METQHDTAHRSGELIVTVTDADGTPRAGTEVVVEQRRHEFGFGNIGFDFIGLANGEHDPDDVGTPELADLWLDVFNTATLPFYWGRFEPERGRPDTERLQRTAAWFRDRGVATKGHPLVWHTVQPDWLLGLDTDEVERLQRERIRREVRDFTGLVDTWDAINEVVIMPHFANGDNGITPLALARGRLAMIRMAVDEARATNPSVTLLLNDFDLSDAYECLIEGVLEAGIGIDAIGLQTHMHQGYWGEDTMLAMVDRFARYGRPLHLTETSLVSGDLMPAHIVDLNDHQVDSWPSTPEGEARQADELERHYRSLVGHPAVEAITYWGITDRGAWLNAPIGLVRADGTPKPSYDALRRLVKDDWWTGPTTLRTDDSGRARLRGFRGEYAVRAGSAESTVTIGRDAPTAVRLTAD
- a CDS encoding DUF4166 domain-containing protein; the protein is MTSVFQEALGADFDRLHPMMQRRFGVGLDAAEACVGRGVMQSIRRGPWWTVPFLQIGRLRNILVPDVGDDVPFTIENYPYRDALGRETVTFVRTYSVRSGRTARFDATMVLVDGRVLDYLGSHQHLAVDLDLAVDERGGLVLTSDAQRFHEGPLSFRFPMLFSGRATLHEWWSDEDESFHVDLEVRNRLFGFLFGYRGSFTCEWVPATDAPERLKPRRTEART
- a CDS encoding NAD(P)/FAD-dependent oxidoreductase, with translation MAQTARQPELTMPQDTRPHVVIVGGGFAGIAAMRELKDAPVRVTLVDRHVYNMFQPLMYQVATGGLNAGDVTYFLRSLRARQSNADFRHGLLTGIRHDERIAEMSDGEHLQYDYLILANGVNTSYFGTPGAYEYAYSMYSRSQALRIRDELFTRLEQAAAKQGPDEIRVVIVGGGATGVEMAGALAELRDQALVGAYPEIERGNISITLVHRSGELLKPFAPRLRRYAAKILRKRGVVLRLNAGVEEVMPDGVRIAGGEVIPASQVIWATGVSAHKEVGNWGLPQTHGGRIQVNDDLSVKGVERVFSAGDIAAQDSALAQLAQPALQGGKHAAEQIKRLLAGKPTERFKYFDKGTMATIGTNAAVAQLRGGITMVGPVAWAAWVFVHITSLLGNGNRMSTLTHFFVRYVWFMRKRSIPIVGDVRPVRPNGDREPEPWQLQKAE
- a CDS encoding LacI family DNA-binding transcriptional regulator; this encodes MRATVRDVAALAGVSPKTVSNVVNGGVVVRPETRARVEAAVVELGYVPNLSARGLRNGRTGAIAVTLPELASAYSADLARWFVVLAHDRGLVVQLEQTATDPERERDLVSRARAHLVDGLVLNPVSLDASTLANTAGLPPTVVIGEVEPEHVDQVHVDSRAAAREVTTMLLDRGHRRIAIVGAEQDDAVTATARLRQLGHEDALAAQLVPVDPALRVPLPEWTTSAAARTFGEWLDRNPLPDAVFAFTDSIAFGVLHVLASRGVRVPEQVSVVGFDDVDQAAFAVPALTTVSFDRRDFAAAALDLLERRIEDREAPVRTVVVPHRIVERASVAGH
- a CDS encoding SRPBCC family protein, giving the protein MASRSIYVETVIDAEVDAVWAATQDPRQHVRWDIRFSEILPEPAEPDGSARFTYVRRSAVHDVHGTGISIGERRRDDGTRTSALRFATEDRLSPIRTGRGYWRYMPTDDGRTRFITGYDYESGWGPLDLVVRPLLGWATAWSFDRLRIWLEGGAAPEAWPLGSVLAVWRRDRPRASRTLRAPAGGTRRADHLRDAPASLASLARPSATSRPGGTA
- a CDS encoding alpha/beta fold hydrolase; protein product: MRALVETVRVDGHRVRLRTVAPAGRLHDAFAPTVVLVHGIGMSHRSFRRLQAALSRSHRTVAVDLPGFGGLPYSGRRFEAHEYADLVVRAVTERGAGDLVVVGQSMGTQVAVEAGLRHTDVVSSVVLIGPVVDDHRRSLVRLATALAVDCTFEGVRMNAVVLTDYLRSAAQYLRELRPMRDYRMLDRVRALTVPVLVLRGEQDPIAKHDWGQRVVGAASRGALVELPGGHHVQERQPVAVARLIEEFRRVQTLEASRDEVPQ
- a CDS encoding alpha/beta hydrolase, coding for MPPVRVGLVRRARWALLDWVYAVVWQVRSGGPTTADDYRTGDRQPVVVIPGVYETWHFMRPLMDVLHDRGHPVHVLTVLRHNVKPVPLSAEEVMAYLDEHDLHGALVLAHSKGGLIGKYAMTRLDPHGRIDRMVAVSTPFAGSKYAVLAPVRHLRVFRAADPVLAGLARELDANARITSVYAVFDTLIPGGSELTGAENVRLDLGGHFRILGDRRTAAAVLRAADGD